Proteins encoded within one genomic window of Kibdelosporangium phytohabitans:
- a CDS encoding very short patch repair endonuclease, whose protein sequence is MRDPKVTSRIMASVRNRDTKPEVALRSALWRRRLRFRVRTKLIGKPDIVFPGPHVAVFVDGDFWHGNAWRVRGLPSFDAQFERMNNPEFWKAKLETNMARDATVNSKLAEDGWSVYRVFESRLTEDLDAVVDEIEQLVRGRRAAQVSTVASIDTSRNFETEKPCRGQ, encoded by the coding sequence ATGCGAGATCCCAAAGTAACCAGCCGCATCATGGCCTCAGTGCGCAATCGCGACACGAAACCAGAGGTCGCCCTACGTAGTGCCCTGTGGCGAAGGCGCCTGCGCTTCCGAGTGCGAACGAAACTGATCGGCAAGCCTGACATCGTGTTCCCCGGCCCTCACGTGGCCGTGTTCGTAGATGGTGACTTCTGGCACGGCAACGCGTGGCGAGTGCGTGGCCTGCCCTCCTTTGACGCGCAATTCGAGCGCATGAACAACCCAGAGTTCTGGAAGGCCAAGCTCGAAACGAACATGGCCCGCGACGCGACGGTCAATTCGAAACTCGCCGAGGATGGGTGGTCTGTCTATCGAGTCTTTGAATCACGCCTTACCGAGGATCTCGACGCCGTTGTCGACGAGATTGAGCAACTCGTGCGCGGTCGCCGCGCCGCTCAAGTTTCCACCGTCGCATCAATCGACACGTCACGAAATTTTGAAACGGAGAAACCATGCCGAGGTCAGTAG
- a CDS encoding lantibiotic dehydratase, whose product MSTHTELADAIGHASPGLAAQLLTDTGTMESKQVRRVTLSVIRYLLRITGRHTPFGLFAGVAPVAVGGPAAESRWGSEHQAFARIDAVWLADLIDRLEACPELLCRLDVVFTNLATTRGGRLEVPQGPNTVTARNTRALQAVQNAASTPIHVADLIDKLAAEFPAVEHDTIIAMLTALVGQGFLATNLRAPLTVTDSLGYLVDRLRTADAGAIPSVAAILVELERVQEDLRSHNQPGTDQAAQRDLREALAGRMRTLSTAGRVPLSLDLRLDAEIRLPEQLAHEVERAASVLARLSNQPTGNPVWRDFYIAFCERFGTGALVPLADVVDPDAGLGLPHTYPGSVLPPPSGGSSEREQKLLALAWTAWADGTGEIVLTEDNISALTVGGSATQRRTPAHVELAARVHAASADALRRGDYSFTVAPARSAGTFTSRFATIASDTRLEHLYADAPAGTSGALPVQLSFPPIYATGENVCRVPAYLPHLLSLGEHRAQHPEQLVIAPDDLAIIATRDGLYLASLSMGRVIEPQVFHALALDKQAPPLARFLANLTRALGATWHEFDWGSHAQQLPVLPRVRYGRAVLSPARWRLDATDLPVGLNDDQWTARFDQWRRRWRCPATVELRDADRSLRLTLDEPAHVAILHTHLRKHGHAMLLEAAPAEAFGWAGGHVHEIAVPLFSTQPQTPSPPVATRPVLTNSGHGQPPGAANCTWLYAKVFTHPDRINEIIADRIPHLLQAIGSETSWWFVRYRSPHETDHIRLRLATSDRDAYAGSLAALGDWGQQLRVDGVAGRLAVDTYLPEIGRYGCGAKMTAAENVFAADSAAVAAQLRHDSILGAGTAVGLLLGLVDIVAGFFGDQTAAMTWLRTRPAIPGTGPADRAVLSDAIRLVQGDVVDRPGWTGQVAETWARRAAALAAYRTQLSADTDTDAVLDSLLHMHHNRAAGIDRDAEKATRRMARHLAQAVHALQAETSR is encoded by the coding sequence ATGTCGACGCACACCGAACTCGCCGACGCGATCGGCCATGCGAGCCCAGGACTCGCCGCTCAACTGCTGACCGACACCGGCACGATGGAGTCCAAGCAGGTCCGGCGCGTCACCCTGTCCGTGATCCGCTACCTGCTGCGCATCACTGGTCGCCACACCCCGTTCGGTTTGTTCGCAGGAGTCGCGCCGGTCGCTGTTGGTGGACCAGCCGCGGAGAGCCGATGGGGGTCAGAACACCAGGCCTTCGCTCGCATCGACGCGGTGTGGCTCGCGGATCTCATCGACCGACTTGAAGCGTGCCCCGAGCTTCTGTGTCGGCTCGACGTCGTGTTCACCAACCTCGCGACCACTCGTGGCGGGCGATTGGAAGTCCCCCAGGGACCCAACACGGTGACCGCACGCAACACCCGTGCCCTGCAAGCGGTCCAGAATGCCGCAAGCACACCCATCCACGTTGCTGACCTCATTGACAAGCTGGCCGCGGAGTTTCCGGCCGTAGAGCACGACACCATCATCGCCATGCTCACAGCTCTTGTGGGCCAAGGTTTTCTCGCCACCAACCTGCGAGCGCCGCTGACCGTCACCGACTCCCTTGGCTACCTGGTTGATCGCCTGCGCACCGCCGACGCCGGCGCGATCCCTTCTGTAGCAGCGATCCTCGTCGAGCTGGAGCGAGTGCAGGAAGACCTGCGCAGCCACAACCAGCCCGGCACAGACCAGGCGGCGCAGCGCGACCTGCGGGAGGCATTGGCCGGACGGATGCGGACACTGTCGACGGCCGGGCGCGTCCCACTGTCTCTCGACCTCCGCTTGGACGCCGAAATACGGCTTCCCGAACAGCTTGCGCACGAGGTCGAGAGGGCCGCCAGCGTGCTGGCGCGCCTGTCCAACCAGCCGACCGGGAACCCGGTCTGGCGAGACTTCTACATCGCGTTCTGCGAACGTTTTGGCACCGGTGCCCTCGTGCCGCTGGCCGATGTCGTCGACCCGGACGCGGGACTTGGCCTCCCACACACCTATCCCGGCAGCGTTCTGCCGCCGCCGTCCGGAGGTTCGTCCGAACGCGAGCAGAAGCTCCTCGCACTGGCTTGGACCGCGTGGGCCGATGGCACCGGCGAGATCGTCCTCACCGAGGACAACATCTCTGCGCTCACCGTGGGTGGCTCTGCCACGCAGCGACGGACCCCGGCACACGTCGAGCTCGCCGCCCGCGTGCACGCAGCCAGCGCGGACGCACTGCGCCGCGGCGACTACAGCTTCACCGTCGCGCCCGCTCGATCAGCGGGAACGTTCACCTCGCGCTTCGCCACCATTGCGTCCGACACCAGGCTGGAGCACCTGTACGCGGACGCGCCTGCCGGCACCAGTGGAGCGCTGCCTGTGCAGCTGTCGTTCCCGCCGATCTACGCGACCGGTGAAAACGTCTGCCGAGTCCCTGCCTATCTGCCTCACCTGCTGTCTCTGGGAGAACACCGGGCACAGCACCCCGAACAGCTGGTGATCGCACCAGACGACCTGGCGATCATCGCGACCCGCGACGGGCTGTACCTGGCCAGTCTCTCCATGGGGAGGGTGATCGAACCCCAGGTCTTTCATGCACTCGCCCTGGACAAGCAGGCGCCGCCACTGGCCCGATTCCTCGCCAATCTCACCCGCGCGCTGGGAGCCACGTGGCACGAGTTCGACTGGGGCTCGCACGCTCAGCAACTGCCGGTGTTGCCGCGCGTACGGTACGGCCGCGCGGTACTCAGCCCGGCCCGTTGGCGGCTCGACGCCACAGACCTTCCCGTCGGCCTCAACGACGACCAGTGGACGGCGCGCTTCGATCAGTGGCGTCGTCGGTGGCGATGCCCTGCCACGGTGGAACTACGCGACGCCGACCGCTCCTTGCGACTCACTCTCGACGAACCAGCCCACGTGGCGATTCTTCACACCCACCTACGCAAGCACGGCCACGCCATGCTGCTCGAAGCTGCCCCCGCGGAGGCGTTCGGATGGGCGGGCGGCCACGTTCACGAGATCGCCGTGCCCCTGTTCTCCACCCAGCCGCAGACACCGTCGCCACCTGTTGCGACCAGGCCTGTGCTGACGAACAGCGGCCACGGGCAGCCGCCAGGGGCAGCGAACTGCACCTGGCTCTATGCCAAGGTTTTCACCCACCCCGACCGAATCAACGAGATCATCGCCGACCGGATCCCACACCTTCTACAGGCGATTGGCTCCGAGACCAGCTGGTGGTTCGTGCGCTACCGCAGCCCGCATGAAACCGACCACATCCGCCTCCGCCTGGCCACCTCTGATCGTGACGCCTATGCCGGCAGCCTGGCTGCACTCGGGGACTGGGGTCAGCAACTCCGCGTTGACGGCGTCGCCGGTCGGCTGGCTGTCGACACCTACCTGCCGGAGATCGGCCGCTACGGTTGCGGCGCGAAGATGACCGCCGCCGAGAACGTGTTCGCCGCCGACTCTGCCGCTGTGGCCGCTCAGTTGCGGCACGACTCGATCCTTGGCGCTGGTACCGCCGTCGGCCTGCTACTCGGTCTGGTGGACATCGTGGCCGGGTTCTTCGGTGATCAGACCGCCGCGATGACCTGGCTTCGCACCCGGCCCGCCATTCCAGGTACGGGCCCAGCTGACCGCGCCGTGCTCTCCGACGCGATCCGCCTCGTCCAGGGCGATGTCGTCGACCGGCCTGGATGGACCGGACAAGTCGCCGAGACCTGGGCACGACGCGCCGCCGCGCTTGCCGCGTATCGGACGCAACTATCAGCCGACACCGATACCGACGCCGTTTTGGATTCCTTGCTGCACATGCACCACAACCGTGCAGCCGGTATCGACCGTGACGCTGAGAAGGCAACGCGGCGCATGGCACGGCACCTCGCGCAGGCCGTCCACGCGCTTCAGGCGGAGACCAGCCGATGA
- a CDS encoding DEAD/DEAH box helicase family protein, translating to MSSSFVAPDFLLDIGPAAFTRQVERLLLHLGFVNVVNIDGPNDQGGDLIGTRNGQQWVFQAKWKSRGTVASAAIDEVLSAKAFYRTDRAAVVTNARFGPKTDERRDALRRVGHPIELWSGRELLDLYNSEGICAQRLPERPLREYQAKAFERIVEDLEGSGRALLILATGLGKTVIGGEIIARHLRRQPSDKVLVVAHTKDLVEQLERAMWFHVPKPVRTQLLTGDHKPDDLRGITCATVATALTYVRNGYKPGLIMVDEAHHVAKGGQFTELLDALPGVPRFGVTATPWRGDRFDIRHRFGEPSYTLGIEDGMRLGYLAEVRYRLFSDNINWDFVREASQHSYSIKDLNARLFLPERDEAIRDQLIDTWARTREPRAVVFCRTVEHAERLAELLNQVPQWKNVKAVHAGLGHRERQLRLMSFRQGEIPIITAVDILNEGVDIPDVNILGFARVTHSRRIFVQQLGRGLRLREGKSHVETLDFVSDIRRVAAIMNLREQVSADEIETLRLAPTGTRFEFSDAQAESLMREWIKDAASLETALDEHRLQFPDPDALVSGS from the coding sequence ATGAGTTCCTCATTTGTGGCTCCTGACTTCCTCCTCGATATCGGTCCAGCCGCGTTCACTCGACAGGTTGAGCGACTTCTGTTGCATCTTGGCTTCGTCAACGTTGTTAACATTGATGGCCCAAACGACCAAGGTGGAGACCTTATCGGCACACGCAACGGTCAGCAGTGGGTCTTCCAGGCAAAATGGAAGTCACGAGGTACCGTCGCGTCGGCCGCGATCGACGAGGTGCTCTCAGCGAAGGCGTTCTACCGCACCGATCGCGCCGCGGTTGTCACCAACGCCCGATTCGGCCCAAAGACCGACGAACGGCGTGATGCCCTGCGTCGAGTCGGTCATCCGATCGAGCTGTGGTCTGGACGCGAGCTTCTCGATCTCTACAACAGCGAAGGCATCTGCGCGCAACGACTGCCAGAACGCCCGCTTCGCGAGTACCAGGCAAAAGCGTTCGAGCGCATTGTCGAGGACTTGGAGGGCTCTGGCCGCGCCTTGCTCATTCTCGCCACAGGGCTAGGCAAGACGGTCATCGGCGGGGAGATCATCGCACGACACCTGCGGCGTCAACCCTCGGACAAGGTCCTCGTCGTCGCGCACACCAAAGATCTCGTCGAACAACTCGAACGCGCGATGTGGTTTCACGTGCCGAAACCCGTGCGCACACAACTGCTGACCGGCGATCACAAACCGGATGATCTTCGCGGGATCACGTGCGCGACGGTGGCTACCGCCCTGACATACGTACGAAACGGCTACAAGCCTGGGCTAATCATGGTCGACGAGGCGCATCACGTCGCTAAGGGAGGGCAGTTCACCGAATTGCTCGATGCCTTGCCAGGCGTGCCGCGCTTCGGCGTTACCGCCACGCCGTGGCGTGGCGACCGGTTCGACATCCGTCACCGGTTCGGCGAACCAAGTTACACGCTGGGCATCGAAGATGGCATGCGGCTCGGCTACCTCGCCGAGGTTCGGTATCGGTTGTTCTCGGACAACATCAACTGGGACTTCGTGCGAGAAGCAAGTCAGCACAGCTACAGCATCAAGGATCTGAACGCCCGACTGTTTCTTCCGGAGCGCGACGAGGCAATCCGGGATCAGCTCATTGACACTTGGGCACGAACTCGTGAACCACGCGCGGTCGTGTTCTGTCGAACAGTTGAGCACGCCGAACGGTTGGCCGAGTTGCTCAACCAAGTCCCGCAATGGAAGAACGTAAAGGCTGTCCACGCCGGGTTGGGCCACCGAGAACGTCAACTGCGTCTGATGAGCTTCCGGCAGGGCGAGATTCCAATCATCACGGCGGTGGACATCCTCAACGAAGGTGTCGACATCCCCGACGTCAACATCCTGGGGTTCGCCCGTGTGACGCATAGTCGGCGAATCTTCGTACAACAACTTGGCCGTGGCCTGCGTTTGCGTGAAGGCAAGAGTCATGTGGAAACACTGGACTTCGTCAGCGATATACGACGCGTTGCGGCAATCATGAATCTCCGTGAACAAGTTTCGGCCGATGAAATCGAGACCCTGCGGCTCGCGCCAACAGGCACACGTTTTGAGTTCAGCGACGCCCAAGCTGAGAGCCTGATGCGTGAGTGGATCAAAGACGCGGCGAGTCTCGAAACAGCTCTCGATGAGCACCGCCTCCAGTTCCCCGACCCTGACGCACTAGTGAGCGGCTCATGA
- a CDS encoding ATP-binding protein, with protein sequence MSLGANETYIESLDLTPSPRLLEVLGDIPYKPWQCLAELVDNAFDAFLSDSDRAPSEPPSVEITLPKPGTAEGDELVCVADNGRGMGLEQFEQSLRAGYSTNSRYGSLGLFGMGFNIATANLGSVTEVRTTRSGDPDWLVAEIDFREMQRRGSFTVPLRRDPKADPAMHGTEVTVRQLRPDKRAALRRQPVAANIREQLGRVYSYLLRSKNALPELPETELAGRGFDLYVNGTAVRPRLPCVWSSSRVVSYQGAEIRAIQRINRDLTPAWACQDCGHWNRGAAVERCAECDSENLELRERRIVGWVGIQRYLSTSDFGIDFLRNGRKILISDRSVFQWENPDTGETMVEYPIEFGATQGGRIVGEIHVDHVPVTYQKNDFKRDSLDWITALNEVRGEGPLQPKKAKALGYEPNGSPVGRLFNAFRRNDPGTKCLIPGDSSGPLHETAREWATLFRRGLPEYLADDKWYEAAQQYDDLKRGKRQPTSGRSSGTGSGQKHSGGTGSGSMVDLLDRTGLGGDNQPAGTAGGQAPASPPPRPQPETEEQRYTRYRERARRVSDLSGVVSVAHLGKRAVTVFDTPEPLLDHSGRPTPCVSHTQRGNTIEVFVHGDHEVFREFGRDPRDYAIIEIAEALRAVANTDDSVARVAAEVTEQFRDQRFTDAALRERADALLGRIREGMADVGASHAAALWTSLPTEEKQAAERHAAGAEPRLVWREATENGAFISHLRPESLAALVRAQPALLLDGVVFSTTWSTWNDQDARTRPVERIARLLDTVGEFMGNTGGKTRLELAMMRLTLDVIEGEINEGDTT encoded by the coding sequence GTGTCACTCGGCGCGAACGAGACGTACATAGAGAGTCTTGACCTCACGCCATCACCGCGGCTACTGGAGGTACTCGGCGACATCCCTTACAAGCCCTGGCAGTGTCTCGCTGAGCTTGTCGACAACGCGTTCGATGCCTTTCTGTCGGACAGCGACCGTGCCCCTTCAGAGCCACCGTCGGTCGAGATCACACTCCCGAAGCCAGGCACCGCCGAGGGGGACGAGCTCGTGTGTGTCGCGGACAACGGACGTGGCATGGGCCTGGAGCAGTTCGAGCAGTCGTTGCGTGCGGGCTACAGCACTAACAGCCGCTACGGCAGCCTTGGGCTGTTCGGGATGGGCTTCAACATCGCGACCGCCAATCTGGGTTCAGTGACGGAGGTCAGAACAACCCGCTCAGGAGACCCGGACTGGCTTGTCGCCGAGATCGACTTTCGCGAGATGCAGCGGCGCGGCAGCTTCACGGTGCCCCTTCGCCGGGATCCGAAGGCCGACCCCGCGATGCACGGCACCGAGGTTACGGTCCGGCAGCTGAGGCCGGATAAGCGTGCCGCGCTACGTCGGCAGCCGGTAGCGGCGAACATTCGTGAACAGCTCGGCAGGGTGTATTCCTACCTCTTGCGAAGCAAGAATGCCCTTCCTGAACTTCCGGAGACCGAGCTCGCTGGCCGCGGCTTCGATCTGTACGTCAACGGGACCGCTGTACGACCAAGGCTGCCATGCGTATGGAGCTCTTCTCGCGTGGTGTCCTATCAGGGCGCTGAGATCCGCGCGATCCAACGCATCAACCGTGATCTGACACCCGCCTGGGCATGTCAAGACTGCGGGCACTGGAACCGCGGCGCGGCGGTGGAGCGTTGCGCCGAGTGCGACAGCGAGAACCTGGAACTGCGGGAACGACGGATTGTCGGCTGGGTTGGCATTCAACGCTACCTCAGTACGAGCGACTTCGGGATTGACTTCCTGCGCAACGGTCGAAAGATCCTCATCTCCGATCGAAGTGTCTTTCAGTGGGAAAATCCCGACACTGGCGAGACGATGGTGGAATACCCCATCGAGTTCGGTGCGACGCAAGGCGGCCGTATTGTCGGCGAGATCCATGTCGACCATGTTCCGGTCACCTACCAGAAGAACGACTTCAAGCGTGACTCGCTGGACTGGATCACTGCTCTTAATGAGGTTCGCGGAGAAGGGCCGCTACAGCCAAAGAAGGCAAAGGCGCTTGGGTATGAGCCAAACGGCTCCCCGGTAGGGCGCCTGTTCAACGCGTTCCGGCGCAATGATCCCGGTACGAAGTGTTTGATCCCTGGGGATAGCTCCGGGCCGCTTCACGAGACCGCCCGTGAATGGGCCACGTTGTTCCGCAGGGGACTTCCCGAGTACCTGGCCGACGACAAATGGTACGAGGCGGCCCAGCAATATGACGACCTCAAGCGGGGGAAGCGGCAGCCGACTTCCGGAAGGTCCAGCGGCACGGGATCAGGTCAGAAGCACAGCGGTGGGACTGGCTCCGGGTCCATGGTCGATCTCCTGGACCGCACAGGCTTGGGTGGGGACAACCAACCAGCTGGTACCGCGGGCGGGCAGGCCCCGGCCTCACCTCCCCCGCGACCGCAGCCAGAGACCGAGGAGCAGCGTTACACCCGATACCGTGAACGGGCACGACGTGTTAGCGACCTGAGCGGCGTCGTGAGCGTGGCCCACCTCGGCAAACGCGCTGTAACGGTATTCGATACCCCTGAGCCGCTGCTCGACCACTCCGGCCGGCCGACCCCGTGTGTTTCCCACACTCAGCGCGGCAACACGATCGAAGTCTTCGTCCATGGTGACCACGAAGTGTTCCGCGAGTTCGGACGTGATCCGCGGGACTACGCCATCATCGAGATCGCTGAAGCGCTTCGAGCAGTGGCAAATACGGACGACAGTGTGGCGAGGGTCGCGGCCGAGGTTACAGAGCAGTTCCGCGATCAGCGCTTCACCGACGCCGCGCTGCGCGAGCGTGCGGACGCGCTGCTCGGCAGGATCCGAGAAGGAATGGCTGACGTAGGCGCCTCGCACGCTGCGGCGCTTTGGACAAGCCTGCCAACAGAGGAAAAACAAGCCGCCGAGCGGCATGCGGCCGGCGCCGAGCCGCGGCTGGTCTGGCGGGAGGCGACCGAGAACGGGGCGTTCATTTCGCATCTGCGCCCAGAAAGTCTTGCCGCACTCGTCCGTGCCCAACCGGCTCTATTGCTGGACGGGGTCGTGTTCTCCACAACCTGGTCCACCTGGAACGACCAGGACGCGCGAACGAGGCCGGTCGAAAGGATTGCTCGCCTTCTCGACACGGTTGGCGAATTCATGGGAAATACAGGCGGAAAGACACGTCTGGAGCTGGCGATGATGCGTCTGACTCTCGATGTGATTGAGGGCGAGATTAACGAGGGGGACACGACATGA
- a CDS encoding lanthionine synthetase C family protein, translated as MNLEVPPGGAAPGWGQSLSAGAAGITLLHLENVHAGAGDWSVAHQWVRAMIRDSVTADPDTAGLFRGVPAVAFTLHSARQPAYAEVLRALDEHLATITRHRLCQAHDRIDRGQRPRLREFDLMSGLTGLGVGLLHRDRHPELLRDVLAYLVRLTEPITTNGEHLPGWWSEASPNGQPSNDWPGGHANLGIAHGVAGPLALLATASRRGISVTGQTEAISHITTWLDRWCNGSGYDAWWPGMISRAEWHDQALRQSGPQRPSWCYGTPGLARAQQLAAITLGEPTRQRAAEHALAGCISDERQLALLSDPSLCHGWAGLLHATRRTAADAIDDRLTEHLPALHARLTKYLHDNGQSAEPGLLEGAAGVLLALHATTTSDLVTRWDACLLLEG; from the coding sequence ATGAACCTTGAGGTTCCACCAGGCGGCGCTGCGCCCGGCTGGGGTCAGTCGTTGTCTGCCGGCGCAGCCGGAATCACCCTGCTGCACCTGGAGAACGTGCACGCAGGTGCGGGCGACTGGAGCGTGGCTCACCAGTGGGTTCGCGCCATGATCCGCGACTCGGTGACCGCCGACCCTGACACTGCAGGGCTCTTCCGAGGAGTACCTGCCGTCGCATTCACTCTGCACTCGGCGCGGCAACCCGCCTACGCCGAAGTTCTTCGCGCACTCGATGAGCACCTTGCCACGATCACGCGCCACCGGCTGTGCCAGGCACATGACCGCATCGACCGCGGACAGCGTCCACGGCTTCGAGAGTTCGACCTGATGAGCGGACTCACTGGCCTCGGCGTCGGGCTGCTACACCGAGACCGTCACCCCGAACTGCTGCGTGATGTCCTCGCCTACCTGGTGCGGCTCACCGAGCCGATCACCACCAATGGCGAGCACCTGCCTGGATGGTGGAGCGAAGCCAGCCCCAACGGGCAACCCTCCAATGACTGGCCTGGCGGCCACGCCAACCTGGGGATCGCGCACGGCGTCGCCGGGCCGTTGGCGCTGCTGGCCACCGCCAGCAGGCGAGGAATCTCGGTAACCGGACAGACCGAGGCGATCAGCCACATCACCACCTGGCTCGACCGCTGGTGCAACGGCTCCGGCTACGACGCCTGGTGGCCAGGCATGATCTCTCGCGCCGAATGGCACGACCAGGCGCTGCGGCAATCGGGACCCCAACGCCCGTCCTGGTGCTACGGCACCCCTGGTCTCGCACGGGCACAACAACTCGCGGCGATCACGCTTGGCGAGCCAACACGGCAACGCGCCGCCGAGCATGCCCTCGCCGGATGCATCAGCGACGAGAGACAACTTGCACTGCTGAGCGATCCGTCGCTCTGTCACGGCTGGGCTGGGCTTCTGCATGCCACCCGCCGCACTGCCGCCGATGCCATCGACGACCGCCTCACCGAGCATCTACCCGCACTGCATGCACGGCTGACCAAGTACCTGCACGACAACGGCCAATCCGCCGAGCCCGGACTGCTGGAAGGCGCCGCCGGAGTGCTGCTCGCACTGCACGCGACTACAACCTCCGACCTCGTCACCCGATGGGATGCCTGCCTGCTGCTCGAGGGCTGA
- the fxlM gene encoding methyltransferase, FxLD system: protein MNATTDTTPEALRAAMVDRIKKAGHARTPAVEQVLRTIPRHLFVPEATTEDAYANVAVITKRDDDGAPLSCASVPTVVAMQLDQLDVQPGHNVLEIGAGTGYNAALLAEQAGPTGHVTTVDIDPEVTAQARRALDDNGFPHVEVITRDGSLGAPETGPYDRIIVTVGAFDIPNAWRDQLKPGGRLIVPLRWRGQTRSVAFVRDGEVLRSDSARLCGFVPMIGQDNEVSGNIDAAGHVTLYWDSDQDIILTDLYGVLSQPKTPVWSGVTVGGEEPFDGIWLLLTGTEPGTCRIAASATAVTDELCNPAIRDRSPAVVEGSSLAYLTYRRVDRSSELGAIGHGPAGQQLAERLCDQIRAWAEARTAEPIITAYPAKTPREHLKAERVITKRWATLSVSSASNVDG, encoded by the coding sequence ATGAACGCCACCACCGACACCACGCCCGAGGCGCTGCGCGCCGCCATGGTCGACCGCATCAAGAAGGCCGGCCACGCCCGAACCCCCGCGGTGGAACAGGTGCTTCGCACCATTCCCCGTCACCTCTTCGTCCCGGAGGCGACCACAGAGGACGCATACGCCAACGTCGCAGTGATCACCAAACGCGATGACGACGGCGCTCCGCTCAGCTGTGCCTCTGTCCCCACCGTGGTCGCTATGCAACTCGACCAGCTCGACGTGCAGCCCGGCCACAACGTCCTCGAGATCGGCGCAGGCACCGGCTACAACGCCGCCCTCCTCGCCGAGCAAGCCGGTCCGACCGGTCACGTCACGACCGTCGACATCGACCCGGAGGTCACCGCACAGGCCCGTCGGGCACTCGATGACAACGGCTTCCCCCATGTAGAGGTGATCACCAGGGACGGCTCGCTCGGGGCGCCCGAGACCGGTCCTTACGACCGGATCATCGTTACTGTCGGCGCGTTCGACATTCCGAATGCCTGGCGTGACCAGCTCAAGCCCGGCGGCCGGCTAATCGTGCCGCTGCGCTGGCGAGGCCAGACCCGCAGCGTCGCCTTCGTCCGTGACGGCGAAGTGTTGCGCTCCGACTCGGCGCGGTTGTGTGGCTTCGTGCCCATGATCGGCCAGGACAACGAGGTGTCCGGCAACATCGACGCCGCCGGACACGTCACCTTGTACTGGGACTCAGACCAAGACATCATCCTCACCGACCTCTACGGTGTGCTCAGCCAGCCAAAAACGCCTGTCTGGTCCGGCGTCACAGTTGGAGGAGAAGAGCCCTTCGACGGCATCTGGCTGCTTCTGACGGGAACCGAACCAGGCACCTGTCGCATCGCCGCCTCCGCCACCGCAGTCACCGATGAGCTCTGCAATCCGGCGATCCGTGACCGCAGCCCAGCCGTTGTCGAGGGCAGCTCGCTGGCCTACCTCACCTATCGCCGCGTCGACCGCAGCTCGGAACTTGGCGCGATCGGCCATGGACCAGCTGGACAGCAGCTGGCGGAGCGGCTCTGCGACCAGATTCGAGCCTGGGCTGAGGCCCGCACCGCTGAGCCCATCATCACGGCCTACCCAGCCAAAACGCCTCGTGAGCACCTTAAGGCCGAACGCGTCATAACGAAGCGCTGGGCGACGCTATCGGTGTCGAGTGCCAGCAATGTCGACGGATGA